The window GTTTGCGTCCCATGCTGTTGACCCTTGCTTCGGTTTCGGTATCAGGCTCCAGTTTGAAAATGGGGCGCGCAAGATCCGGCCGGTAGTTCTCGTCGGTGATCTCCACGACTCTCCAGTTCCCGCGTGGAATGGGGCCGACGTTCTCTTCGCCCTCACGGCCCGGGTTGTTTCGTCCCGCATCCTTTTCCCCGGGTTTGCCCTTGCCGGAGTAGCCGTTGCCCAGAGGATTCCCATCCTGATCGGTCAGCGTCCCCTTGCTCTGGCTCCAGATCAGGTAGGGGCCTTTCGAGGGCGGGGGCGGAGGCGGCAAAAACACCTTGCCCCGGCTTTGGGTCTGCTCCCCGTCCGTGCCTTCAGGAAAGACATTCCCTTCATGCGGCCAGTCGGGCAGCTTCAGCGTGTTCTCCAGCCGCGCCTTTCCCCACCCGGCTTCGCCGGTTTCCTGAAAGGCGGAAAGCAGGGAGTCTCTTTGGCTTTCCGTAGACCGGCGAAGCCGGACGAAGGGGGTCAGCGAACGACGCGCTTATCCCAGTAGCTGGCGCGGCGGGGCAGGTCGATTTCGTCCCGCGCGCCCTTGGTGTTGGTGAACACGCCGTGGATTCCCTTTTTCGTGATCGTGCCTCTGAATATCCCCTCGGCGCCGCTTGATTCAGGAAGCGCGAATTCGACACCATCCTTCCCGCACCGCACGTCCACGAGCACCGGATTAAGCGGCGCGCCCATGGCCTGCTGGAAGATGCCGATCAAGGGCGCAGCGTCGCCTTTACGCTGCTCGCCGATGACGATCTTGATCTCCTCGCCCAGCAGGTCGCCCGCCTCCTGGTGGAAGTACATGTTCGAGAAGGTTCCGAGACAATCCGGCTCGTCGTCGGTCTTCTCTCCGGCGAAGACGCTGGAGCAAAACGCCATGACGAGCAACAACGTGAGAAGGAGAGACCTGATCCGGCGCGACATGTTTACCTCGGCAATTTTTCGTATGCTTCCTGAGCCCGCTTGATGAATTCGGAACGATCGTTTCCGGGATTTGGAACTTCCCGATAAAAATGGACGTTGTCTTTCTGGATCTTGAAATCCCCGCCCCAGGCGATACCGGCTTTTTTCGCGTTCTGTACAACGCGTTGGCAGTCCTGAGCGGAAAGCTTCTTCCAATTGATGTCCACCGCGCGTCCAGCTTCATGCAGGCTGTTGCCGGGATTCGCGACAGGATTTTCGTTCGGTTTGGCCTTAATATCTTTTTGCTTGTTCGTAGTGCGAAATCCCTGTTTGTACTCGACTGTTATCCCATCCTGACGGTTGAGTTCCTCGAACCTGCGCAGCCGTTCCGTGAACTCCACGTCCAACAGCGTCGGTTCAGCCAAGCCTCTGAGTTGAACCGGTTGGAGCCGTCCCAACGAGGGCATTTCACCCGGCCAACCAGGCACATCAAGCCCGCTCGGCCAATCCGGCAACTCCAGCGTGTTGTCCAGCCGCGCCTTCCCTCGGTATTCGCTTTCGTCCTTGTCCTGATCCCGGCATACGAGCCGTTCACCCAGCACATCCCGGCCGGCTTCGCCGGTTTCCAGAAAGGCGGAAAGCAGGCTCCCTCCCCGGGTCTTTTCCTCCTTGGGCTTCTCGCTCCAGGCCCCTTCTCCGGGTCCGGCGTAGCGGCCCAGCTCATCGTAGGGCTGCTGGTCGCCGTGGGAGTTGGGCTTGGTGTGCCCGCCGAGGCCTCCCGCCACCAGCGACATCCGCCGCTTGGGCGGAGCCCAGTCCGGTTCCTTGGCCACCACCCACCCGGCTTCGCCGGGCTATAGAAAGGCGAAGAGCCTCCCGGCCTTTCTATGAACCGGCGAAGCCGGTCAGTCCCAGGTGATGCGGTGGTCCAGGCGGATGGCGTCCGCCCGGCCGTTTGTGAAGGTGACCTTGATGAACCGGTCGATGTACTGGCCCATCTGAACGTATTTTTCCGGGAAACCGCGGGCCAGCACCTCTTCCTTGGAGAAGGACGCATTCCGGGCGGCCCCGTAGTAGAGGACGTTTTCCTCCTCATGCTGCGGCCAGCCCAGGA of the Desulfovibrio aminophilus genome contains:
- a CDS encoding M15 family metallopeptidase yields the protein MAKEPDWAPPKRRMSLVAGGLGGHTKPNSHGDQQPYDELGRYAGPGEGAWSEKPKEEKTRGGSLLSAFLETGEAGRDVLGERLVCRDQDKDESEYRGKARLDNTLELPDWPSGLDVPGWPGEMPSLGRLQPVQLRGLAEPTLLDVEFTERLRRFEELNRQDGITVEYKQGFRTTNKQKDIKAKPNENPVANPGNSLHEAGRAVDINWKKLSAQDCQRVVQNAKKAGIAWGGDFKIQKDNVHFYREVPNPGNDRSEFIKRAQEAYEKLPR